The proteins below are encoded in one region of Drosophila santomea strain STO CAGO 1482 chromosome 2R, Prin_Dsan_1.1, whole genome shotgun sequence:
- the LOC120445007 gene encoding helicase domino isoform X2 has translation MNEGNSAGGGHEGLSPAPPAVPDRVTPHSTETSVAPAKSTSTTVPAGAGSVGAALPATRHHQHIATQVKGIASSSKQQKQLASAQLPVPLSPLPQQQQQTAEATAAAAAPAHSNVSTSVSSNTIESSVSPPQAKRQRVDNNEDRTNASSIVGTAESSNIVSSLLPASVASSSEVGGLSSTALQDLNALKKRILQQKLQILRNLKERHLENVSEYFYLQNGGSMMDYTAWRKKTPTPQFISYSNANRIDQLIHEDKPSTSAAAAAAAQNQKFTTQQTDSVDSSLVSGISTGATKAAPLDSNISNSTVKTNTQSQVPSKIGSITDSSPATTDSSSSSTVPGAATSGAATSTSAASVEASGNVLAVEAEIKIPAVGATPVAISTKLPAAVVQLTQQGGTPLVPCNSSAGSTALRRPQSQNNATSGSAAASGGGGGLTPTPLYTGNGPAALGGSGGLTPGTPTSGSLLSPALGGGSGTPNSAAQEFSFKAKQEVYVMQRISELQREGLWTERRLPKLQEPSRPKAHWDYLLEEMVWLAADFAQERKWKKNAAKKCAKMVQKYFQDKATAAQRAEKAQELQLKRVASFIAREVKSFWSNVEKLVEYKHQTKIEEKRKQALDQHLSFIVDQTEKFSQQLAEGMNKSVADTPSLNSSRLTSPKRESDDDFRPESGSEDDEETIAKAEEDAADVKEEVTALAKESEMDFDDFLNDLPPGYLENRDKLMKEEQSSAIKTETPDDSDDSEFEAKEASDDDENTISKQEEAEQEIDHKKEIDELEADNDLSVEQLLAKYKSERAGDQPPSPKRRKLAPRDPELDSDDDSTAVDSTDESEDGATEDEEDASTVKTDTDVEEQDEPEDGLKSLLADADVTGGAAGSEGTAGASGNKDDMLNDAAALAESLQPKGNTLSSTNVVTPVPFLLKHSLREYQHIGLDWLVTMNERKLNGILADEMGLGKTIQTIALLAHLACAKGNWGPHLIVVPSSVMLNWEMEFKKWCPGFKILTYYGSQKERKLKRVGWTKPNAFHVCITSYKLVVQDQQSFRRKKWKYLILDEAQNIKNFKSQRWQLLLNFSTERRLLLTGTPLQNDLMELWSLMHFLMPYVFSSHREFKEWFSNPMTGMIEGNMEYNETLITRLHKVIRPFLLRRLKKEVEKQMPKKYEHVIMCRLSSRQRYLYEDFMSRAKTRETLQTGNLLSVINVLMQLRKVCNHPNMFEARPTISPFQMDGITFHTPRLVCDIMEYDPFTQINLETVNLLLLHLEQTMTAYVSHKSRLLAPPRKLIEDIDTAPLPAPRCPNGKYRFHIRVRSAELAQRIKLNAVRVGASPAMRLEGSKIVPMRNLLPSGRVLKRVSASINPVNMALKPVVINSVVTTTSSTAASSPTGALSVLSNSKLLGARSQINAPTPAKVAKTMQDGKPFFYLTPATNSGAAGARLTLTSKTTASASTTASRTTVTASTTSAQQLIREPIVKDLATHVKSTAQKQSIANGKTEPEEETEAEDPYKVQELIQMRKEQRLAALKRMAMINRRRTDATPIYGEDCRGAIQRCMQVTRSLKRSTWQTRGYANCCTAMSHRNGWSLNHLLKSFEERCADLKPLFANYVIYVPSVCAPRIRRYVQNLSSTHWQYEREIEHTVEQALRPKLALLHPITSAMTTQFPDPRLIQYDCGKLQTMDRLLRQLKVNGHRVLIFTQMTKMLDVLESFLNYHGHIYLRLDGSTRVEQRQILMERFNGDKRIFCFILSTRSGGVGINLTGADTVIFYDSDWNPTMDAQAQDRCHRIGQTRDVHIYRLVSERTIEVNILKKANQKRMLTDMAIEGGNFTTTYFKSSTIKDLFTMEQSEQDESSQEKSEEKDKIVATTTLSDTPSTVVESEKQSLRAFEHALAAAEDEQDVQATKTAKAEVAADLAEFDENIPIANDDPNAEGGAQVELSKADLEMQNLVKQLSPIERYAMRFVEETGAAWTAEQLRAAEAELEAQKREWEANRLAAMHKEEELLKQETEAEEMLTYSRKDSSNQVWISRNTMEQMPMWCPPTPPQDNDNDIYIDYSLSFMYELEPIAEMDLPPVYVRKEHKRSRTDAGYDGSRRPNKMRREDNYVPPRSLFDRPTPQLARLRRELKSQRFRGSFKPNMPIPGLKPQLPTKPLTEPEAMAEWCVFEDMAILHVLVNLQGLPCSLMLLSPGQTPNWDLVSEMVNFCSKTYRSARQCRWRYETHIQPREEGKVVESPKKQKKLKPTLRTEYLKSPLRYLRTTQLYVSDNNASFYKTMRSRFDSIKTAYLKKAPPPKRQFSAPSLMNPKHMEVLQEFGIQNYDQPVPPQNIAAMKANKIREKQRGQQMSQPPVGVVQQVQQQSQQQQPAPPPPPQQQQPQQVVQQVQQQQQQQQQVVQQQLPTVSTVQQTLPVQQTVELVQQQPSTTTTVAVPAAGGQLQQLQIQHLTSSNVSPGQQTAILLHQPQQQLRTHPGQGGQSNTQQLVKTIVGASSSLTAGQLQQLAQQSAAASGGQSSVSVVLTTPVQSLPAVVQPQIGSGAQIVSISSQTLPVNSSPQLGSIVQTQSLPQVVSVSTLPTMGTVLTTTANQQQQQHQTTAVTTLNTAMLRGQRIVSTAAGNTLQQRTTAGGQSIVSMPNLGQGVSPAQFQTQLRLAAVPTSPATQTTQLVTTKGIPVSALQQGGKTTVIPGTQQSGGAHIQLYRQRSLKVLQTTTQAVPSGSAGGTGATANLVQAGGTIIQASNMGTHVTSQKVAVSGMPGTSTTVQAGNVVSSVQMHGQARTQFIKQMAAGKQQLQRQVVSADGTTTTTGAGDMLLVKRHNILAAQKAQQASGALFTTTTGQQQQQQQQQGQLPVAGQPQQVTQHQIASLVKASTAAAASGSSISAGGVTVSATNSTVQAGSVNMTLPQLKPGSQIKVTMPNQMRHLQMQQQLTMPRKISRMTQLVSASGQPTATNIVTTTGPQQQQQGVTVSGGGTLPTVASQQQQQQHQQKVGGGNSVQAQLLHIQNTKALPNSVTVQQIQQVMRSGQQGTLATTNLVLGKTSVGRVIPVSVASQANQRQTIQVVSAASAQALAAGNLRTHVAGPSIASALKVAASGGAGGQTTQQTLIAALQHNQRQNASPVRLQTTAGGNLLAVVQQQQQQQQHTSIAGPTAGPAEVMTITQTTTTLPTVGSLQQQQQGGISQPTTQQP, from the exons ATGAATGAAGGTAATTCAGCAGGAGGGGGGCATGAAGGGCTCAGCCCGGCCCCTCCTGCTGTGCCAGACCGCGTAACTCCACATTCAACGGAAACTTCAGTTGCCCCAGCCAAATCCACGAGCACAACAGtaccagcaggagcaggatcagtAGGAGCAGCCTTGCCGGCCACCCGCCATCACCAACATATAGCAACCCAAGTCAAGGGaatcgccagcagcagcaaacaacAGAAGCAACTGGCCAGTGCGCAGCTGCCTGTGCCGCTGTCGCCCTtgccgcaacaacaacagcaaacgGCAGaggcaacggcagcagcagcagcacccgCCCACTCCAACGTATCAACCTCCGTTTCCTCGAACACAATAGAATCCTCTGTTTCGCCGCCGCAGGCCAAGCGTCAGCGTGTGGACAACAACGAGGACAGGACGAACGCCTCTAGCATTGTTGGAACAGCGGAGAGCAGCAACATTGTAAGCTCCCTGCTACCAGCGTCGGTGGCCTCCAGCAGCGAGGTCGGGGGGCTTTCTTCCACGGCCCTGCAGGACTTGAATGCCCTCAAGAAGCGCATACTCCAGCAGAAATTGCAGATCTTGCGTAATCTTAAAGAAAG gcATCTTGAAAATGTGTCCGAATACTTTTACCTACAAAACGGCGGCAGTATGATGGACTACACCGCGTGGCGCAAGAAGACACCAACCCCGCAGTTCATCAGCTACAGCAATGCGAATCGTATAGATCAGCTGATACACGAAGATAAGCCGAgcacatcagcagcagcagcagctgcggcaCAGAATCAGAAATTTACCACCCAACAGACCGACTCTGTGGACTCCTCATTGGTCAGTGGCATCAGTACTGGTGCGACCAAAGCAGCGCCATTGGATAGCAATATCAGCAATAGTACTGTGAAAACG aatacGCAATCTCAAGTTCCAAGCAAAATTGGCAGCATCACAGACTCAAGTCCCGCAACAACAGACAGCAGCTCAAGTAGCACTGTTCCCGGAGCAGCTACAAGTGGCGCCGCAACTAGCACATCTGCCGCATCGGTCGAGGCTAGTGGTAATGTCCTGGCAGTGGAAGCGGAAATCAAAATCCCAGCAGTTGGAGCCACACCAGTGGCCATTTCGACAAAGCTACCCGCTGCCGTCGTCCAGCTAACGCAACAAG GTGGCACCCCGTTGGTGCCCTGCAATTCGTCCGCCGGGTCTACGGCGCTGCGTCGCCCTCAAAGTCAGAACAATGCCACAAGTGGATCCGCCGCGGCAtctggaggtggaggaggccTTACACCCACACCGCTCTATACGGGCAATGGTCCGGCAGCTCTGGGCGGCAGCGGAGGACTCACGCCTGGCACTCCAACTTCTGGCAGTCTGCTCAGCCCTGCTTTGGGCGGTGGCTCCGGAACGCCCAACAGCGCGGCGCAGGAGTTTTCTTTTAAGGCAAAGCAGGAGGTGTACGTGATGCAGCGTATATCGGAACTACAGAGAGAGGGATTATGGACTGAGCGGCGCCTGCCCAAGCTGCAGGAGCCCAGCCGCCCCAAGGCGCATTGGGACTATCTCCTCGAGGAGATGGTCTGGCTGGCGGCTGATTTTGCACAGGAACGGAAGTGGAAGAAAAACGCGGCCAAAAAGTGTGCCAAGATGGTGCAGAAGTATTTTCAGGATAAGGCCACCGCTGCCCAGCGGGCGGAAAAGGCCCAAGAGCTTCAGCTAAAGCGTGTAGCTTCCTTCATTGCACGCGAGGTGAAGAGCTTTTGGTCGAATGTTGAAAAGCTGGTCGAGTACAAGCACCAAACCAAGATTGAGGAAAAACGCAAGCAAGCTTTAGACCAACATCTCAGCTTTATTGTAGACCAGACAGAGAAATTCTCGCAGCAATTGGCCGAAGGAATGAACAAGAGTGTGGCGGATACGCCAAGTCTTAATTCTAGCCGCCTAACATCGCCGAAACGGGAGTCCGATG ATGACTTCCGGCCGGAGTCTGGTTCCGAAGATGATGAGGAGACTATCGCCAAGGCCGAAGAAGATGCAGCCGATGTTAAAGAGGAGGTAACGGCGCTAGCGAAAGAATCTGAGATGGACTTCGATGACTTTCTTAATGATCTACCACCTGGCTATCTCGAAAATCGTGATAAGCTTATGAAAGAGGAGCAGAGCTCTGCGATAAAGACCGAAACGCCTGATGACAGCGATGATAGCGAGTTCGAGGCGAAGGAAGCCAGCGATGATGACGAAAATACAATCAGCAAACAAGAAGAAGCCGAGCAGGAGATAGACCACAAAAAGGAGATCGACGAACTGGAAGCGGACAATGATCTTTCAGTGGAGCAGTTGTTGGCGAAATACAAGTCGGAAAGAGCCGGTGACCAGCCGCCTAGTCCTAAGCGACGAAAACTAGCGCCACGTGATCCTGAGCTGGACTCTGATGATGATTCGACTGCTGTTGATTCCACCGACGAAAGCGAAGATGGGGCCACTGAGGATGAAGAAGATGCTTCTACAGTTAAAACCGATACGGATGTGGAGGAGCAAGATGAACCAGAGGACGGTCTTAAGAGTCTTCTGGCGGACGCTGACGTAACAGGTGGAGCTGCTGGCAGCGAAGGCACCGCTGGAGCAAGCGGTAACAAGGATGATATGTTAAACGACGCTGCCGCCTTGGCCGAGAGCCTCCAGCCTAAGGGTAATACCTTGTCCTCAACCAATGTGGTTACTCCAGTGCCCTTCCTGCTAAAACACTCCCTGCGTGAGTACCAGCATATCGGGCTCGATTGGCTGGTCACAATGAATGAGCGCAAGCTAAACGGCATTTTGGCCGACGAGATGGGTCTGGGCAAGACCATCCAAACCATTGCGCTATTGGCCCACCTTGCGTGCGCAAAGGGCAACTGGGGACCTCATCTCATTGTGGTGCCTTCGTCTGTGATGCTGAATTGGGAAATGGAGTTCAAGAAGTGGTGTCCCGGCTTCAAAATACTCACCTACTACGGATCGCAGAAGGAGCGCAAGCTAAAACGAGTAGGCTGGACCAAGCCAAATGCGTTCCATGTGTGTATCACGTCCTATAAGCTGGTAGTGCAGGATCAACAGAGCTTCCGCCGCAAAAAGTGGAAGTACCTTATCCTGGATGAAGCGCAAAACATAAAGAACTTCAAGTCCCAGCGCTGGCAGCTGCTACTTAACTTTTCCACAGAGAG ACGACTGCTACTAACTGGAACCCCACTGCAGAACGATCTGATGGAGCTTTGGTCTCTGATGCACTTTCTTATGCCATATGTGTTCTCATCGCACCGCGAGTTTAAGGAATGGTTCTCGAACCCAATGACTGGCATGATTGAGGGCAACATGGAGTACAACGAGACTTTAATTACGCGTTTGCACAAG GTGATACGGCCGTTCTTGCTTCGACGCCTCAAGAAGGAGGTGGAAAAACAGATGCCAAAGAAGTACGAGCATGTGATAATGTGTCGCCTGTCGAGTCGCCAACGCTATCTATATGAGGACTTCATGAGCCGCGCCAA AACTCGTGAGACCTTGCAAACTGGCAACTTGTTGAGCGTAATTAACGTCTTGATGCAGTTGCGAAAAGTGTGCAATCATCCGAACATGTTTGAAGCGCGCCCTACGATCTCGCCATTTCAAATGGATGGAATTACATTCCACACTCCGCGACTCGTCTGCGATATTATGGAATACGATCCGTTTACG CAAATAAATCTAGAGACGGTAAACCTCTTGTTGTTGCATTTGGAGCAAACTATGACCGCCTACGTCTCGCACAAGTCCCGCCTGCTCGCCCCGCCTCGCAAGCTTATCGAGGATATCGATACGGCTCCATTACCAGCTCCCCGTTGTCCTAATGGCAAATACCGCTTTCATATCCGAGTACGTAGCGCGGAACTGGCGCAGCGCATCAAATTGAATGCAGTGAGGGTAGGAGCCAGCCCGGCCATGCGGCTGGAGGGCTCAAAGATTGTGCCAATGCGCAATTTGCTACCAAGTGGAAGAGTCCTGAAAAGAGTCAGTGCTTCGATTAATCCTGTGAATATGGCTTTGAAGCCAGTGGTGATCAATAGCGTGGTGACAACAACATCATCGACCGCAGCATCTTCTCCTACGGGGGCTCTAAGCGTGCTGAGCAACTCCAAGTTGCTGGGGGCACGTTCTCAAATAAATGCTCCAACGCCCGCAAAAGTAGCCAAAACGATGCAAGACGGAAAGCCATTTTTCTACCTCACACCGGCGACGAATTCAGGAGCTGCAGGAGCCCGCCTTACACTGACGAGTAAAACCACAGCGTCGGCGTCCACGACGGCTTCCAGAACAACAGTTACTGCATCAACTACTTCTGCCCAGCAACTAATAAGGGAACCTATTGTCAAAGATTTGGCCACTCATGTAAAAAGCACAGcacaaaagcaaagcattgCCAATGGAAAGACAGAGCCCGAGGAAGAAACTGAAGCGGAGGATCCCTACAAAGTGCAGGAGCTGATTCAGATGCGCAAGGAACAGCGATTGGCAGCGTTAAAACGTATGGCAATGATAAATCGTCGTCGCACGGATGCCACTCCCATATACGGCGAAGATTGTCGCGGAGCTATACAGCGCTGCATGCAGGTGACCCGATCTCTTAAGCGATCAACCTGGCAGACGCGTGGATACGCCAACTGCTGCACTGCCATGTCGCATCGAAATGGTTGGTCCCTTAACCACTTGCTGAAGAGCTTCGAGGAAAGATGTGCTGATCTAAAGCCATTGTTTGCAAACTATGTGATATACGTTCCCTCTGTATGTGCGCCCCGGATCCGTCGTTATGTACAGAATCTCTCATCGACACACTGGCAGTACGAACGTGAGATAGAACACACTGTAGAGCAGGCCTTACGGCCTAAACTGGCATTGCTGCATCCAATCACTTCGGCAATGACCACTCAGTTCCCAGATCCGCGTCTCATTCAATACGACTGTGGCAAGTTGCAGACCATGGATCGTTTGCTGCGTCAGCTAAAGGTAAACGGGCATCGTGTACTGATATTCACTCAGATGACGAAGATGTTGGATGTTTTGGAATCTTTCCTCAACTACCATGGTCATATTTATCTACGTTTGGATGGCTCAACGCGGGTGGAACAGCGTCAGATCCTGATGGAGCGGTTTAATGGAGATAAACGAATCTTCTGCTTTATTCTCTCCACGCGGTCTGGTGGAGTGGGCATTAATTTGACGGGTGCCGATACTGTGATCTTTTACGACTCAGACTGGAACCCCACAATGGATGCGCAGGCCCAGGATCGATGCCATCGAATTGGTCAAACGCGAGATGTACACATATACCGGCTTGTCTCCGAAAGAACCATAGAAGTTAACATACTCAAGAAGGCAAACCAAAAGCGAATGCTTACCGACATGGCCATCGAGGGTGGCAACTTTACAACTACATACTTCAAGAGTTCCACCATCAAGGATCTCTTTACAATGGAGCAGAGCGAGCAGGACGAGTCGAGCCAGGAGAAGTCGGAGGAGAAGGATAAAATTGTCGCTACGACAACGCTTTCGGATACCCCGTCGACGGTGGTGGAGTCGGAGAAACAGTCACTGCGCGCCTTCGAGCACGCGTTGGCTGCCGCCGAGGACGAGCAGGATGTGCAGGCCACGAAAACGGCTAAAGCTGAGGTGGCTGCTGATCTGGCCGAGTTCGACGAGAACATTCCTATTGCAAATGATGATCCAAATGCGGAAGGCGGCGCTCAAGTGGAACTCAGCAAGGCCGATCTGGAGATGCAGAACTTGGTTAAACAG CTCTCACCTATAGAGCGCTATGCCATGCGCTTTGTGGAAGAAACTGGAGCGGCATGGACGGCGGAACAATTGCGAGCCGCGGAAGCGGAACTGGAGGCCCAGAAACGCGAGTGGGAGGCCAATCGGTTGGCGGCCATGcacaaggaggaggagctgttGAAGCAGGAAACGGAAGCGGAGGAGATGCTTACCTACAGTCGCAAGGATTCGAGTAATCAG GTCTGGATATCGCGCAACACCATGGAGCAGATGCCG ATGTGGTGTCCGCCCACTCCGCCGCAAGACAACGATAACGATATCTATATAGACTATTCGTTGTCGTTCATGTATGAGCTGGAACCCATTGCGGAGATGGATCTGCCGCCAGTTTACGTACGCAAGGAGCACAAGCGCTCGCGCACGGATGCTGGGTACGATGGTAGCAGGCGGCCCAATAAGATGCGCCGGGAGGATAACTACGTGCCTCCCAGATCGCTTTTCGATCGCCCAACGCCACAGCTGGCGCGTCTACGTCGTGAGCTGAAGAGCCAGCGATTCCGCGGAAGTTTTAAGCCAAATATGCCAATACCAGGCTTGAAACCTCAACTTCCAACTAAACCTCTAACCGAACCGGAGGCCATGGCTGAGTGGTGCGTCTTCGAGGATATGGCCATACTGCACGTCCTGGTAAATCTGCAAGGATTACCTTGCAGCCTGATGCTGCTCTCACCGGGCCAAACGCCCAACTGGGACCTCGTCTCAGAGATGGTCAACTTCTGCTCGAAGACCTACCGTTCGGCGAGGCAGTGTCGCTGGAGGTACGAGACGCACATTCAGCCGCGTGAGGAAGGCAAGGTGGTGGAGAGTCCcaagaagcagaagaagctTAAGCCCACTCTGCGCACTGAGTACCTGAAGAGTCCGCTGCGATATTTGCGAACTACCCAGCTGTATGTCAGCGATAACAACGCCTCGTTTTACAAGACGATGCGATCCCGCTTCGACAGCATTAAGACTGCTTATCTAAAGAAGGCACCGCCGCCGAAACGCCAGTTTAGTGCTCCCAGCCTGATGAATCCCAAGCATATGGAAGTGCTGCAGGAGTTCGGCATCCAAAATTACGATCAACCGGTGCCGCCGCAGAACATTGCGGCCATGAAGGCAAATAAGATTCGGGAGAAGCAGCGTGGACAGCAGATGTCCCAGCCTCCGGTTGGAGTAGTtcagcaagtgcagcagcagtctcagcagcaacagcctgcaccacctccgccgccgcagcaacagcagccgcaacaagTGGTCCAGCAGgtccaacaacagcagcagcagcaacagcaggttgtgcagcagcaacttccCACTGTTTCAACCGTTCAACAGACTCTGCCCGTCCAGCAAACCGTGGAACtcgtgcagcagcagcccagTACCACGACAACAGTGGCTGTGCCCGCCGCTGGTGGTcagttgcagcagctgcagatccAGCACCTGACCAGTTCCAATGTCTCGCCCGGTCAACAGACTGCCATTCTGCTCCACCAACCGCAGCAGCAATTGCGTACGCACCCCGGCCAGGGTGGACAATCTAATACTCAACAGTTGGTCAAGACTATTGTTGGTGCCTCCTCCAGTTTGACTGCGGGCCAATTGCAACAATTGGCTCAACAGTCTGCAGCTGCTTCTGGAGGTCAGTCCAGTGTGAGCGTGGTCTTGACCACTCCAGTACAGTCACTTCCGGCAGTGGTGCAACCTCAGATAGGCTCTGGTGCCCAGATCGTGTCCATCTCGTCACAGACGTTGCCCGTTAACAGCTCTCCCCAGTTGGGCAGCATTGTGCAGACCCAATCCCTGCCGCAGGTGGTTTCCGTTAGCACTCTGCCCACCATGGGCACCGTACTGACCACCACTGccaatcaacaacaacaacagcatcagACCACGGCTGTAACCACTCTAAACACGGCCATGTTGCGTGGTCAGCGAATTGTGTCGACAGCTGCAGGAAACACGCTTCAACAGCGAACGACAGCCGGTGGTCAGTCTATTGTGTCGATGCCGAACTTGGGGCAAGGCGTGAGTCCCGCACAATTCCAGACACAGCTCCGTTTGGCGGCTGTTCCTACATCTCCAGCCACTCAGACCACACAGCTGGTGACCACAAAGGGAATCCCGGTTAGCGCATTACAGCAGGGAGGCAAAACGACGGTGATCCCTGGCACTCAGCAATCTGGGGGAGCACACATACAGCTCTACCGCCAGCGCAGCTTGAAGGTGCTGCAGACAACGACACAAGCGGTGCCCAGCGGATCAGCTGGCGGTACTGGAGCTACTGCTAATCTGGTGCAAGCTGGCGGCACCATAATCCAAGCTAGCAACATGGGCACGCACGTGACAAGCCAAAAAGTAGCCGTTTCGGGAATGCCGGGTACCTCCACTACTGTGCAGGCGGGCAACGTGGTAAGCAGCGTGCAAATGCACGGACAGGCCAGGACGCAGTTCATCAAGCAGATGGCGGCCGGAAAGCAGCAGCTTCAGCGCCAAGTGGTGTCCGCTGACGGAACTACCACCACTACCGGAGCTGGGGATATGCTACTGGTTAAGCGTCATAACATTCTTGCCGCCCAAAAGGCGCAGCAGGCCTCTGGAGCTCTCTTTACCACCACCActgggcagcagcaacaacagcagcagcagcaaggtCAACTCCCAGTGGCCGGGCAACCACAGCAGGTAACTCAGCACCAGATCGCGTCACTGGTAAAAGCTTCCACGGCAGCGGCGGCAAGCGGAAGTAGTATAAGTGCAGGCGGAGTCACCGTATCGGCTACTAATTCTACTGTTCAGGCGGGAAGCGTAAATATGACACTGCCCCAGCTCAAACCTGGCAGCCAGATCAAGGTTACCATGCCCAATCAGATGCGCCATttgcaaatgcaacagcagctgaCGATGCCACGTAAGATCAGCCGGATGACACAGCTGGTCAGCGCCAGTGGCCAACCCACGGCCACTAATATAGTAACGACAACTGGgccccagcaacagcagcagggtGTCACAGTGTCTGGCGGCGGTACCTTGCCCACAGTTGcttcgcagcagcaacagcagcagcatcaacagaAGGTTGGAGGTGGCAACAGTGTCCAGGCACAATTGCTGCACATTCAAAACACAAAGGCACTGCCGAATTCGGTCACCGTGCAGCAGATTCAACAAGTCATGCGTAGTGGCCAGCAGGGTACGTTAGCCACCACCAATCTGGTGTTGGGTAAGACGAGCGTGGGACGGGTGATTCCCGTGTCGGTGGCTTCACAGGCCAATCAGCGTCAAACCATTCAG GTTGTTTCAGCTGCCTCAGCGCAGGCTTTGGCAGCGGGAAATCTGCGCACCCATGTTGCTGGGCCGAGCATTGCCAGTGCTCTTAAGGTGGCCGCCTCTGGGGGTGCAGGAGGTCAAACCACGCAGCAGACGCTGATAGCTGCACTGCAGCATAATCAGCGGCAGAACGCCAGTCCTGTGCGGCTGCAGACGACGGCAGGAGGCAATCTTCTTGCCGttgtgcagcagcaacagcagcagcagcagcacacaaGTATTGCAGGACCAACTGCTGGACCGGCGGAGGTGATGACCATCACTCAGACGACCACCACGTTGCCCACGGTCGGCAgtttgcagcagcagcaacagggcGGCATATCGCAGCCCACAACGCAACAG CCATGA